The Callospermophilus lateralis isolate mCalLat2 chromosome 4, mCalLat2.hap1, whole genome shotgun sequence genomic interval ctgaTGTGACTAATTACATTATCAGATTTTCAAATTAtccacataaatattttttattagtttctaTTAACTGCACACTAGATAATGCAAAGATAATGAAACTGGTTCTCATGGGATAGATGATTCTTTCCATCAAAACACCACacatgtgttttaaaaaacaaactctTCTGCAAGGGTTGTAATTAAAAGTAGCTGTCTTCTTCTAActtctgattcctaaatcagaggaGCAACTACATTCAACTCTTTAgatgtttctttatctattgagTTCCAGGTTTCTACTCTCAATAGCTTCTAAATATAGTTTGTATTACAACTCTttggtttctttttaaatttttgattagTTTCTATTAACTGCACACTAGTGAACAAGACTATCTCCCTTCTCTTTCTGTTTCACATATGTACAATGTCTATTCTTTTATCACTATATGATCACTTATTTTTAAGTTTGTACTTAAATGTTAAGTATTCAACATTTACATTGTTGtgaatttgaaaatattattcACAGCTGAATCATGTACTAGTATGTAttatatacatctaatattatcaTGTACTCTTAAAGCATTCTGATTTTCACTGTGGTTAGTATTgtcattatttttcatatttatttagttttctgtGTACACATACAATCCATCTCTTAACTCTCCAGAACTGCACATCACCTCTCAATGCATTCAAATTTGTTCTGTAAGCCCCATATATTTGTAGGTGGAAAATCCATgaaatattttccccatttccagCTCTGAACTGGGActgctttgtggtttgttttagaGCTATCATCTTGTtgattttttattatataaaggaaataatttataattttaagattACTTCCAATTATGATACAACcatacaatgaaatactattcacTTATAAAAAACAAGGTAAAAACAATTTCCAAACCATTATTAAGTTTAAAAAAGAtgtttaggaatatgtaaatattgaTTATATCAGTATAAAATATTGTGGACTACATATTAATATGTTCATATAGTATGCATATGTCTATATTTCATATAGTACATAGCTAGCTTATACAGTATACATATTTAACCCTTCATTTGTagaatatatagttatatattatGTAAACATATGGAAATATATATAAGAAACCAATAATCATATTTCCTCTGAAGGGGCATTGGGGGACTGAAGAtttatttcatacttttatttatgtgtttcttgtttttcctctttaatacacttgtatatttaaaaaaataaaaataaaaacactgctTAAAATCTTTTGAGTGTTTCAAGCTTCTAGAATATTATGAAGTACTAAAATTTagagtttatttttattaaattactgtcagttatgtttcaaaaaattgtgAATAGGAGATGTGCTATGAGAATTGAAAACAGACCGAAAATTACTAAGGTTGGTAACAGAGAGATAGATTCAAAGGCCATGAGGCTTAGGGTATAGTGATGGCATTGGAGGTGATGAAAGATGATTGGCATTTGGAGAAACACATTATACAGAGATAGACATAACTGAATAAATTATCACATTTTATTGACACCTGAATCTCTACCTATATACAGGTTTATATGAATTAATAATTGAAGAATTAACTGAACGAAGCCTAGTAGCATCTACATAAAATTATTATAACAGGCTTTGTGCTATGTAATTTAGTGTATATGGTAGATAGGATTAAAACTATTTTGTATCATTCCAATTAAAAGCATCAGTTTGAGATGTAgacacataacacacacacacaccacacacacacatacacacacacacacacacacacacacacacaatgcaccCAATCCCCACATATAATCATACACCAACACTCCAAAATCAGAAAAATCAATAACAGTTTACAAAATAAATACTGTTTTTAAAAGAGTGGCAtagaaaatcatttaaaaagttattacttaaaatttttcagTTGAGAGCCAGGAAACATTAGCTgattaaaatttttaagaaagcACTGTATTTTATTAAAGTTGAATGGGACTGCCTCATAAGTGGTACTACATACATAACAATTTTAAGAGGTTAAAACAATGACTTCCTTTCTAGTTTGAACTATAGCTTTAtagcttaaaaatattttaacaatataAATTAATGGGTTAAAATGTGACTCTTTCCTTCATGTGAAAATGAAGTTACCAATATAGTGGAACTCCAAATAattaatgaattacagtagagggggtagagagagaagaggggaggggaggggaggggaggggggatagtaaaggataggaaaggcagcagaatacaacagacactattatggcaatatataaatcaatggaagtgtaactgatgtgattctgcaatctgtatacggggtaagaatgggagttcataacccacttgaatcaaagtgtgaaatatgatatatcaagaactatgtaatgttttgaacaaccaacaataaaataaataaataaataaatagattttaacTGTTAGCTAAGAGCCAAATTATCCCCAGTAACTTTCCTATAATTCCAAAGGGAATACATTTCATCTCTACTAAAGGATAGATCTAAGCCTTAGTAATGATTATCAGGAGCAAGCAATACAAAGGTGAGTTTTTAATCTTCCCAAGGATCTTTTTCTTCAATCCTATAGAATTGAAGGTGTTTGGTTCAAGTGGCCAATAATGGGATTTTCCACTAAAAATGATATTAAGTCAGTTTGATACATTCTgctttcaaaattatttaaagtggagtaAGGAGGTTATTCATTGTTTTTCTACCTGTGCAGTACCATAATTTAGAACTGTTTTATACTATGGTTCTGGAAAATTTTCACTCACAAATGTCAGTTTAATGACATTACTTCAAAGTCTGAAAATgaaacatcaaacaataaaaatatcaCATAAATACTTCAAAGACTGTGATACTTGGGTAAAAAAAATGATTCACCACTGCCAGTTAAGAATTCTAAGagataagaattaaaacaaaagaaaaatgacaaaaaagatTACATTATTCAAGTGATTCTGTTAGATATTTAATCAATGCATACCAAACAAAAAGTAATTACCTTGAGATAATATCAAGAAAGCAAAGATAATGAAACTGGTTCTCATGGAATAGATGATTCTTTCTATGAAAACACCACACAAAATCACATTatcttgtacacacacacacacacacacacacacacagacacaatctTGCATGAattgaacaaaaataaataagggcaTTCTGACTGAAAAATGCTCTATGACTCCACGTTTTCTCTGTTTGAATGATGCTTTACATTCTGCCCTGCTTGATTTGGTTGTTCTTTTTCATCACAAGGATCACTTTGTAGGTTTCTAGTTGAATCCTGTTCCAGGTATCTTACAAATTCTACTTGTCTCAAAGTTACAAGGAAAATCATTCCAGGCCCATTTATCTTGGACATTAACAATGacaacacagtcttcttcctgaaAGTTGTTAGGTTCATCCTCATGCCAGAATCtgaaagaagaagaaacagagagagatatAGATGATATGGATTACAGATATAGTTATCAGGGGACCATGTCAGAGAAAATGTCCCTATTGAACATTTCAGAGCTGCACTGTGCAATGCAAGAGTCGCTATTTGATGTGACTCTTGAACAcctattgagcacttgaaatgtgatCTCTCCATATGAGATGTTTGTTATGTGCACACCTTACTTTGAAAACTTAGTACAAAAAGAAAGGGTTTAAACATCTTACTAATAGTTTTCTATTAATCACACATTGAAACAAGATTTGGATTATTGAGTTAAATATATTATTCATGATAATTAAagcattattaaaataaattttactatttctttttactttattctTGTGATTGCTAAAACATTGTAATTATATACTTTGTGATTTTGTTTATATTAGACAATATTGGtttcacagaagaaaaacagGTTATAATTCTCAATAATAATTTTTATCAGCAGGACATAGTGGCACACATGTAATGTCAAAGACTCAAGAAGTTCACAATtatgttcaaggtcagccttggaaacttaataataccctgtctcaatatgaaaaataaaggaCTGGGAGTATATCTCAGTAGTATAATgtacttggattcaatccccatacTGGAAttgaatcacacacacacacatacatacatatacagtaATATACTCTTAGCTGATAGTGAAGACATATATATCACATTAGGTTGTTTATACAAATGTCAAGTTTAAGGACTATTTTCTCAAATAACTGTTAAGCTATCCATTCTTCCATCaatattgaataaataaaaataccaaaAACTTTGCTAAAGTTTGGATTATTCTGCAACTGGGTGTGGACTACAGAGGCTACTTGATCCACACTGCTCTATTCTGAGTAAATATTTTACATTGGTGTATTCCACTCTACAATTAATTCTTCTTGCTACATCTTCTCACATTTGCCTATAAATGCCCTTAGCCCCAACAAATATACTCACGCCATGTGTGGATTAAATGGTGTCTGGTCCACCCAGTGCCATTGACCTTCCATATCCTCGTCTGTAAGTCCCAGGAAATATGAAAATCGTCTATCCAAAAATTTAGTCATAAAGTTCTGCACACAAAATATAGatttatatagatatatttgAACTTAAGCCATAGCTGTTTTGTTGAGAAAGAGAAGTCAAATAGATTACTGGTTTAGTACAAAGATTTGATATCAGGTCTGTTTTCAAATCCTGCTTCTAATGATTTTAGTAAATACTTTTGTCTTACTGAATCCCCAGTTTTTTTATCTCCAAAAAGAACAACTTACTACTTCATAGAGTTACTGTGTAGATTAAATGAGCTCATACTTGAAGCCCTCTTAATACCTGCTTAATAGCATTTTATTTGTAGAGGCTTTTGTTTCTAAAATTgcctttttaaattgtttctttaaattgcatttatttggggctggggatgtggctcaagcggtagtgcgttcgcctggcatgcgtgcggcccgggttcgatccttagcaccacatacaaacaaagatgttgtgtctgcggagaactaaataaataaataaataaataaataaataaataaataaaattgcattTATTTGAACAGCAGAAATCCTATAGATGGAAAAGGCTTAGAGATAGACTCCTCAAGGAAACTAttgattaagaaaaaaatagaatctgAGTCATAAATATATGAGGAAATAagtttcatctttgaaaaactgAACTTActcaaatatttctttatttggaATTAGAACTATACATCTCAATTTTTTTGTCTGTACTTTATCTTGAGAAGCTATAATCAATCCTGATTAATCACTCGTTTACCCACCTACTCACCAAACATTTAATAAGTCTTATCCAGTGTGTCTACCTGGCTCTGCACAGAACACTAGAAATGCAAAGATGAGTATATTAAGGCTCCAGCCCTCTCCCAAGTGGGAGTCAATGGAAGAGATGGTGTAGCAAACAGACATTTTAGTACACTAGAGTAAATGCTACGACCTCACCTGCAAATGAGTTACAACTGTACCTACAACTTAGAATCGGGATTGTGGAGTAGGGAAGGTCATCAGGGTCATTTTCTAGAAGAGATAATGCTTGAATAAAACCCAGAAAGATGAGaagttgacaatataaagaaaaatagctAATTTTCTAACATGTAAAAAATGTTTCATAGATAGATGTATATGTTACTATATAATTCCACATGTATGTAACATTTCTATTATCAGAGAAATGGTAAAGTATACTGTAACATATGGTGGGCTTTACTATTAAAACCACAGTTTACCTGGGcatagtggcccatgcctgtaatcaaagcggctcaggagactgaggcaggaggatcacaaattcaaagccagccttaacaaaagtaagatgctaagcaactcagtgagacccctgtctctaaataaaatacagaatagggctggggatgtggctcagtggttgagtgctcctgagttcagttcaatcctcagtacccccaaagaagaagaaagaaggagaaggagaagaagaaggaaggagggagggaaggagagaagaaaaaaaataagacaagAAGAAAAGGCCTACCAAGCATATGGAATAGATGAAGAAAAGATCCAGAGGCCTAGCAGAGCAGAAAAATTCTTTCcctgaaaagaaattaaaagcagtAGAGAAACTGTGGTAGAGTTCCTGACAAACCTGCTCAGCTTCTGTGCTGATTGTCGCCAGATGGGCTCCCATCTCTGAACAGTTCCTTTCACTCTCAGCCCATGTTTTGTTGTCATTAAAAGGAAGATAGCAGTTGGACTGGAAGCCTTCCCAGCCAATAGGACAGCAATTCCAGGTATCTCCTCAGGTGAAAATTGAAATGGAATTTAGataaattt includes:
- the LOC143396670 gene encoding C-type lectin domain family 4 member D-like; its protein translation is MKLEETQSKRQGGRHSQLVTWVFAIVCISLLSACFIENCFVTYNNFLRKRGMQRFKLPEYHMKLTCIREESGLKGIDRDTWNCCPIGWEGFQSNCYLPFNDNKTWAESERNCSEMGAHLATISTEAEQNFMTKFLDRRFSYFLGLTDEDMEGQWHWVDQTPFNPHMAFWHEDEPNNFQEEDCVVIVNVQDKWAWNDFPCNFETSRICKIPGTGFN